From Mucilaginibacter rubeus, a single genomic window includes:
- a CDS encoding M56 family metallopeptidase produces the protein MNWLHYLLEANLYLCIFYAVYCLFLNKETHYTLNRVYLLLSCVISFVLPVVQIGWLKVTESPTTTFIIPRNGKQAIDHKLASQPASSLQELLLYAYILGAIVLTTVLLVRLYQLAKLTKATKTLVHDKYKLISIEGSNTAFSFFNYLFIGTKTQANNIIIRHELVHIRQKHSADIVFLELIKILNWFNPLIYLLQISLKTIHEYIADEQTAAQESDALSYSSFLVSNAYGLNGSSLAHSFFNYNLLKKRIIMLNQKRSGKLARLKYLVAVPISAGLLCASTLVFSKSYGFIDLMPKQQIVTPSANAQTSSADTIKADPIRIKKEDRTSKGYQYEETGYLVNNKTDYRVIITEKNGEQKEYYKSKATPEELATLKSKYGYTFPKMMIYPKLPPPPPAPPAPGKKTKGIDAKVPPPPPNPEKVKKAPKVVKVQEAIPVGEPIAPAQPSASAKLPPPPPPADPMDPLYKYIAKHVRYPAAARNNRITGQVTVGFKLSNGKINGVKVLKSADPQIDKEVARVVSDFDGKLAGLNQGDYTVTVALELATSNDKFISNNIDKEKSQVVVVGYVD, from the coding sequence ATGAACTGGCTGCATTACCTCCTGGAGGCAAATTTGTACCTCTGCATATTTTATGCGGTATATTGCCTGTTTCTGAACAAGGAAACACACTACACCCTAAACCGTGTATACCTTTTACTGAGTTGCGTAATTTCGTTTGTATTACCGGTGGTACAAATTGGCTGGCTAAAAGTAACTGAATCGCCTACTACCACTTTTATTATACCACGCAACGGTAAGCAAGCTATTGATCATAAACTGGCCTCGCAACCTGCCTCAAGCCTTCAGGAACTGCTGCTTTACGCTTATATATTGGGTGCAATAGTGCTTACGACGGTACTTTTAGTAAGATTATACCAGCTGGCCAAACTTACAAAAGCCACCAAAACTTTGGTTCATGATAAGTATAAACTTATAAGCATTGAAGGTTCAAATACAGCTTTCTCCTTCTTCAATTATCTTTTTATCGGCACAAAAACACAAGCAAACAATATCATAATCAGGCACGAACTGGTGCATATCCGTCAAAAACACTCGGCAGATATTGTTTTCCTGGAGCTGATCAAGATCCTAAACTGGTTTAATCCGCTGATTTATTTACTGCAGATAAGCCTGAAAACTATACATGAATATATAGCTGATGAGCAAACAGCTGCACAGGAAAGCGACGCCCTAAGCTATTCATCATTTTTAGTAAGCAACGCTTATGGATTAAACGGTTCATCCCTCGCGCATTCATTTTTCAATTATAACTTATTAAAAAAGAGGATAATCATGTTAAACCAAAAACGTTCGGGGAAATTAGCCAGGCTAAAATACCTCGTGGCCGTACCCATAAGCGCCGGCCTACTTTGCGCGTCGACCTTAGTATTCAGTAAAAGCTACGGATTTATTGATCTGATGCCTAAACAGCAGATCGTTACCCCATCGGCAAATGCACAAACAAGTTCTGCTGATACAATAAAAGCAGATCCAATTCGCATAAAAAAAGAAGATCGTACCTCAAAAGGTTATCAATACGAGGAAACCGGTTATCTGGTTAACAATAAAACCGATTACAGGGTGATCATTACCGAAAAAAACGGAGAACAGAAAGAATACTATAAAAGCAAAGCAACACCAGAGGAATTGGCTACGCTGAAAAGTAAATATGGCTATACCTTCCCTAAAATGATGATCTACCCAAAACTTCCGCCACCGCCACCTGCGCCTCCTGCTCCGGGCAAAAAAACTAAAGGCATTGATGCTAAGGTCCCGCCGCCACCGCCAAATCCGGAAAAAGTAAAAAAGGCGCCCAAGGTGGTAAAAGTTCAGGAAGCTATTCCTGTAGGCGAGCCTATAGCCCCTGCACAACCTTCAGCATCAGCGAAATTGCCGCCGCCACCGCCACCTGCAGATCCGATGGACCCGCTTTACAAATACATAGCTAAGCATGTAAGGTACCCGGCTGCAGCACGCAATAACCGCATTACAGGCCAGGTAACGGTGGGTTTTAAGCTAAGCAACGGAAAAATAAACGGGGTTAAAGTACTTAAATCTGCTGACCCTCAAATAGACAAAGAGGTAGCAAGAGTAGTGAGTGATTTTGATGGCAAACTCGCAGGCTTAAACCAGGGTGATTATACAGTTACCGTAGCTCTTGAACTGGCAACTTCAAATGATAAGTTTATATCTAACAATATCGACAAAGAAAAAAGTCAGGTTGTTGTTGTTGGGTATGTAGACTAA
- a CDS encoding BlaI/MecI/CopY family transcriptional regulator yields the protein MQILWQLKEAIVKDIIEEMPEPKPAYNTVSTVVRVLEGKGFIDHKAYGNSHVYFPLISDADYKKFTFDKMMTNYFSNSYQSLVSFIVDEKKISVKELDELTSLIDKLKNEKQ from the coding sequence ATGCAAATACTATGGCAGCTGAAGGAGGCCATTGTTAAAGACATTATTGAGGAAATGCCGGAGCCCAAACCAGCTTATAACACCGTATCAACCGTGGTAAGGGTGCTTGAAGGCAAGGGTTTTATTGACCATAAGGCCTACGGAAACTCGCATGTTTACTTCCCTTTAATCAGCGATGCTGACTACAAAAAGTTCACTTTTGATAAGATGATGACTAACTATTTCAGCAATTCGTATCAAAGCCTGGTATCATTCATTGTTGACGAAAAGAAGATCAGCGTAAAGGAACTGGACGAGTTAACTTCATTAATTGATAAACTTAAAAACGAAAAACAATGA
- the dprA gene encoding DNA-processing protein DprA gives MSLLHKVALSFVKNLGPVAAKSLIAYLGNEEEVFRTSPEKMIRIPGIGEKRAVKWDFDDALKQAEKELKFVDENGIDVIFYTDARYPKRLKNCHDSPVLLYAKGKMDLNPPHIISIVGTRNATEYGKQLCHQLIEELQQYNVLIVSGLAHGIDVAAHKECVKINLPTVGVLGHGLDRLYPAQNRATADKMLQNGGLLSEYPSGTNPDRENFPQRNRIVAGIADATVVIEASIKGGALITAEIANSYNRDVFAFPGRLGDEFSEGCNFLIRNNKASLLTCTADLAFSLGWEKNDVSKPVEQFMLPFDLSDDERLIMDILRQNNAPIAIDDLTLKANMPMSQLAMTLLTMEMQGYISSLPGKTYKVN, from the coding sequence ATGTCATTACTCCATAAAGTTGCCTTATCTTTTGTTAAAAATCTCGGCCCGGTGGCGGCCAAGTCTCTCATTGCATACCTTGGTAATGAAGAAGAGGTATTCAGGACATCGCCCGAAAAAATGATCAGGATCCCCGGAATAGGAGAGAAGCGCGCTGTGAAATGGGATTTTGATGACGCCTTAAAACAAGCCGAAAAGGAACTGAAATTTGTTGATGAAAATGGGATAGATGTTATTTTTTACACGGATGCCCGATACCCGAAACGCTTAAAAAACTGTCATGATTCGCCTGTGCTGCTTTACGCGAAAGGGAAAATGGACCTTAATCCGCCTCATATCATCAGTATAGTTGGCACCCGTAACGCTACGGAGTACGGCAAGCAGCTATGCCATCAGTTAATAGAAGAATTACAGCAATATAATGTATTAATAGTAAGCGGACTGGCGCACGGTATCGACGTTGCAGCTCATAAAGAGTGCGTAAAGATAAACCTGCCAACTGTAGGCGTGCTTGGTCACGGGCTCGACAGGCTTTATCCCGCTCAAAACCGGGCCACTGCCGATAAAATGCTTCAAAACGGAGGTTTGCTGTCAGAATATCCATCCGGAACTAATCCCGACAGGGAAAACTTCCCGCAGCGAAACCGCATTGTTGCCGGGATTGCTGACGCGACGGTGGTCATTGAAGCCAGTATAAAAGGAGGGGCACTTATCACTGCCGAAATAGCCAATTCCTATAACCGGGATGTATTTGCTTTTCCGGGCAGGTTGGGCGATGAATTTTCTGAAGGGTGTAACTTTCTGATCCGCAATAACAAAGCAAGCCTGCTAACCTGCACTGCCGACCTGGCTTTTAGCCTGGGCTGGGAAAAAAATGATGTAAGTAAGCCGGTTGAGCAATTTATGCTGCCCTTTGATTTGTCAGACGATGAACGGCTGATCATGGACATATTACGGCAAAATAACGCTCCAATTGCGATAGATGATCTTACCTTAAAGGCCAATATGCCAATGAGCCAACTGGCTATGACACTGCTTACCATGGAAATGCAAGGCTATATCAGCTCATTGCCGGGAAAGACTTATAAGGTGAATTAA
- a CDS encoding SixA phosphatase family protein, producing the protein MKKLLLIRHAKATHESGYIDFDRPLKQSGMQDAVLMATLLKGQLQIPEFIITSPALRTKTTAEIFANHFKLPAPGEDKKIYEASENTWVKVINSLPDEYDFIGVVGHNPGISQILYYLTSQLKEMPTCAVAIIAFENDTWQSISEEDGKLIHFDSPKG; encoded by the coding sequence ATGAAAAAGTTATTATTAATACGCCACGCAAAAGCTACCCATGAAAGCGGTTATATTGATTTTGACAGACCTTTGAAACAATCGGGCATGCAGGATGCGGTTTTAATGGCTACACTTTTAAAAGGTCAATTACAGATTCCCGAATTTATAATAACCAGTCCAGCACTGCGTACCAAAACCACCGCCGAGATCTTTGCCAACCATTTTAAATTACCGGCACCCGGTGAAGACAAAAAAATTTACGAAGCCAGTGAAAACACCTGGGTTAAAGTAATTAACAGCCTTCCGGATGAGTATGATTTTATAGGCGTGGTGGGCCATAATCCCGGTATTAGCCAGATATTATATTACCTTACCAGCCAGTTAAAGGAAATGCCTACTTGCGCTGTGGCCATCATCGCTTTTGAAAACGATACCTGGCAATCCATCAGCGAAGAAGACGGAAAACTAATCCATTTCGATTCACCGAAAGGGTAG
- a CDS encoding porin family protein, producing MKKTLLSLCLLMASFAAFAQLPTFGVKGGVNFATLHATVDGFSGSGNSGSLTSFNVGAFVDFKFGNLSLQPALNFTGKGGSSSVAVDNEASSNSKVKLYYLQVPVNVVYHVPAVVGDFYFGAGPYLGMGVSGKAKDDNGSSEDVKFGSSQDQIKRTDAGLDAIVGFKFKTGFLINANYDWGLTNITNVNGIKLTNRVFGVSVGYAF from the coding sequence ATGAAAAAAACCTTACTAAGCCTGTGCCTTTTAATGGCATCTTTTGCCGCGTTTGCTCAATTACCAACCTTTGGTGTTAAAGGTGGCGTAAACTTCGCTACTTTACATGCAACAGTTGATGGATTTAGTGGCTCCGGCAATTCCGGCAGCTTAACCTCATTCAATGTAGGCGCTTTTGTCGATTTTAAATTTGGCAACTTATCATTGCAACCGGCCCTAAACTTTACCGGTAAAGGCGGTTCGTCAAGCGTAGCTGTCGACAATGAAGCAAGCTCAAATAGCAAAGTAAAACTTTACTATTTACAAGTACCTGTAAACGTTGTTTATCACGTTCCTGCGGTTGTTGGCGACTTTTATTTTGGCGCCGGCCCCTACCTGGGCATGGGTGTTTCAGGAAAAGCAAAAGATGACAACGGCAGCTCCGAAGACGTTAAATTTGGCAGTAGCCAGGATCAGATCAAAAGAACCGATGCCGGTTTAGACGCTATTGTTGGCTTTAAATTTAAAACCGGTTTCCTTATTAATGCCAACTATGACTGGGGATTAACCAACATTACCAATGTTAATGGCATTAAACTTACAAACCGCGTTTTCGGCGTTTCGGTTGGTTACGCGTTTTAA
- a CDS encoding glycosyltransferase family 9 protein, whose protein sequence is MKILVIRFSSMGDIIYTTPVVRCLKKQVPNAEVHFLTKPAFKYIYDNNPYVDKLLLLKPSLTDTINEIKAEKYDQIIDLHNNLRTSIIKLRTGIKASTYKKQPILKWLSLKLKRNLVSKDHLVDRYLKAVKFLGVVNDDNPIDYYIKAEHDITKLLPVSHQNGYAAFVIGATHFTKRMPNYKIISICKQLKLPVLLLGGNDVKANGDEIAAAIGTSVYNACGITSLDESVFLVSKAKNVIGFDTGLTHIAEAFNVPIASVWGGTTPDLLGVWPYKVKEVLVAGVDLSCRPCSKFGLEKCPLGHFKCMNDMPEADIVNFSNR, encoded by the coding sequence ATGAAGATACTGGTGATCCGCTTTAGCTCGATGGGTGATATAATTTACACCACACCTGTTGTACGTTGCCTAAAAAAGCAGGTTCCTAATGCCGAGGTCCACTTTTTAACCAAACCAGCCTTTAAGTATATTTACGATAACAATCCTTACGTTGATAAACTACTGTTATTAAAACCTTCCTTAACAGATACGATCAACGAGATCAAAGCCGAAAAGTACGACCAGATAATCGATCTGCATAACAACCTCCGAACCAGTATTATTAAACTGCGTACAGGAATTAAGGCATCAACCTATAAAAAACAGCCCATCCTCAAATGGCTGAGCTTAAAGCTAAAGCGAAACCTGGTAAGTAAGGATCATTTGGTTGACAGGTATTTGAAAGCCGTTAAGTTTTTAGGCGTAGTTAATGATGATAACCCAATCGACTACTATATCAAGGCCGAACATGATATTACCAAATTACTCCCTGTAAGTCATCAAAACGGATACGCTGCTTTTGTAATTGGCGCAACACATTTCACCAAGCGCATGCCCAATTACAAGATCATTAGCATTTGCAAACAGCTTAAACTACCGGTTTTATTATTAGGCGGCAATGATGTTAAGGCTAATGGCGATGAAATTGCCGCTGCCATAGGCACTTCTGTTTATAATGCCTGTGGTATTACCTCTCTTGACGAATCAGTATTCCTGGTATCGAAAGCTAAGAATGTAATAGGTTTTGATACCGGCCTCACCCACATTGCCGAGGCTTTTAACGTGCCAATAGCATCTGTTTGGGGCGGCACCACGCCCGATCTGCTGGGTGTTTGGCCATATAAAGTAAAAGAAGTATTGGTTGCGGGCGTTGATCTATCCTGCCGCCCCTGCTCAAAATTCGGTCTCGAGAAATGCCCGCTTGGGCACTTTAAGTGTATGAACGATATGCCTGAGGCAGATATCGTAAATTTCTCCAATCGATAA
- the rfaE2 gene encoding D-glycero-beta-D-manno-heptose 1-phosphate adenylyltransferase has product MRTGFEKTLLDKITDQPSLQSQIKNWQAEGKKVVFTNGVFDLLHIGHLTYLAKAAELGDKLVIGLNADSSVRRIKGPTRPVNDQNSRAALLAALFFVDAIVVFEEDTPLNLISSLLPDILVKGADYAVENIVGAKEVIANGGEVKTINFVEGYSSTSIIEKIRNQIS; this is encoded by the coding sequence ATGAGAACCGGCTTCGAAAAAACACTTCTTGATAAAATAACTGATCAACCATCGTTGCAATCCCAAATCAAAAACTGGCAAGCCGAAGGTAAAAAAGTGGTGTTTACTAATGGCGTGTTTGACCTGTTGCATATAGGGCACCTCACCTACCTGGCCAAAGCGGCCGAACTTGGCGATAAGCTGGTGATTGGTCTCAATGCCGATAGCTCGGTAAGACGTATCAAAGGCCCAACCCGCCCGGTAAACGATCAAAATAGCCGTGCCGCATTATTGGCAGCCCTATTTTTTGTGGATGCCATTGTTGTTTTTGAAGAAGATACACCGCTTAACCTGATCAGTTCGCTCCTGCCCGATATCCTGGTAAAAGGCGCGGATTACGCGGTTGAGAACATTGTAGGTGCCAAAGAAGTGATAGCCAACGGAGGCGAGGTTAAAACCATTAACTTTGTTGAAGGATATTCGTCAACCTCGATAATCGAAAAAATCAGGAACCAGATTTCCTGA